A single genomic interval of Cucumis sativus cultivar 9930 chromosome 7, Cucumber_9930_V3, whole genome shotgun sequence harbors:
- the LOC101215039 gene encoding protein MANNAN SYNTHESIS-RELATED 2 produces the protein MGVDLRQVLAGILTLTMFVMLGHMIKRDHFDSVQEKFPGPTKDAVKVTTMRSIHKKSDVQLKNDVLELKQCWSKPESDEGQESKGYVTFSLTDGPEYHVSQITDAVVVARYLGATLVVPDIRGKEVGDKWNFEDIYDVEKFIGSLEGVVKVVKQMPSDISPKKISAVKVPNRVTEDYISEHVEKVFKRSGNIRLATYFPSVNMKKSSTSSDGDSVPCLAMFGTLELQPEISEVIESMMERLKTLSRKSNGQFIAVDLRIEMLGENGCQEASGSKSCYTAQDIALFLKKIGFDKDATIYLTQPRWENSLDDLKDLFPKTYTKESIMPADQKAKFLNSKSSEYEKVIDFYLCSQSDVFVPAISGLFYSNVAGKRIALGKNQILVPATIREPTASASNFISSYITKKNHLAYSCFC, from the exons ATGGGGGTGGATCTGAGACAAGTTCTGGCCGGCATACTCACTCTCACTATGTTCGTCATGCTTGGCCATATGATCAAGCGAGACCACTTTGATTCCGTTCAA gaaaaatttcCAGGGCCAACTAAGGATGCTGTAAAAGTAACAACAATGCGCAGCATCCACAAAAAAAGTGACGTTCAGTTGAAAAATGATGTGCTAGAGCTAAAACAATGTTGGAGTAAACCCGAATCTG ATGAGGGGCAGGAATCAAAGGGGTATGTCACTTTTTCATTGACTGATGGTCCTGAATACCATGTCTCGCAG ATTACTGATGCGGTAGTTGTGGCAAGATATCTAGGTGCAACTCTTGTTGTCCCAGATATCAGAGGGAAAGAGGTGGGAGATAAATG GAACTTTGAGGATATTTATGATGTCGAGAAGTTCATCGGAAGCCTGGAAGGAGTTGTGAAAGTAGTAAAACAGATGCCATCTGACATCTCTCCAAAAAAGATCTCGGCTGTTAAAGTACCAAATCGTGTTACAGAAGATTACATTTCGGAACATGTTGAGAAGGTTTTTAAAAGAAGTGGCAACATAAGACTCGCAACTTACTTCCCTTcagtaaatatgaaaaagtcATCCACATCAAGTGATGGTGATTCAGTTCCATGTTTGGCAATGTTTGGAACATTGGAGTTGCAGCCAGAAATAAGTGAGGTGATTGAATCCATGATGGAGCGGTTAAAAACTTTGAGTCGGAAGTCCAATGGTCAGTTCATAGCAGTCGACTTGAGGATTGAAATGTTGGGAGAAAATGGATGTCAAGAGGCATCTGGAAGTAAAAGTTGTTACACTGCACAAGACATAgctttgtttttgaagaagattGGTTTCGACAAGGATGCTACCATATACTTGACTCAACCGAGATGGGAAAACAGTCTTGATGATCTCAAGGATTTATTTCCAAAAACTTACACAAAG GAAAGCATAATGCCTGCTGATCAGAAGGCAAAgtttttgaattcaaaaagTTCAGAATATGAGAAAGTGATCGACTTCTACTTATGTAGCCAAAGCGATGTATTCGTACCAGCGATTTCCGGTCTCTTCTACTCAAATGTTGCAGGCAAGAGGATTGCTTTGGGAAAGAATCAAATACTGGTTCCAGCCACCATTAGAGAACCCACTGCCTCTGCTTCCAATTTCATCTCCTCTTACATCACAAAGAAGAATCACTTGGCATACTCATGCTTTTGCTAG